The Bacillota bacterium genome includes the window ATGGTCGGTGTTGATGCCAATCTGCTCGTCGATTATGCCATATCCCTTGCCGCAGGCCCTGCAATGCATGTAGTCCCTGTGTATCGGTATATGGCCGAATATCGAAAGTATATTTATCAGTGAATCCGCCTTGCTCTTGATCATCTTCCTGCCACAGATGGGACAGTATGCTTCCCCGTTATTCTCGGGCTCTACCTTAGAGAGGGCGGCTCCTCCGAGGTCTAAGGTCATTTTAGTAAACGCAAAGATAGCTTCCTCCATCAGTTTTTCTACCGAATCGACATTCAGCTCGCCCTTTTCCAGCATGGCTTCAGCCTGTTCAGCGAATTTCCTTAAAATACCTTCCACATCTTTTAACTTTTGTGATATAGTAAAATTAATATACATGGTCTAAGATTCTCCTCCTTTTGAGGTTTATTTTATGAGGGAATCTTAGACCATTTTTTGTCTCATTTCAAAGGTAATTTCTATACCGACAGGAATATCATGCCTCCTATGCCTTGTCCTTCTTCACTTAAACTTTATGCGCCTTGCCAGGCTGTGCCAAAAGGTTAGTAAGTGTTCGGGAACCTGTGAAGTCCGATGCGCTCGATGACTTTGCGCCTGGCAAGAAAGGCGTATGCGGCCTTCTCCCGCTCGCTAAGGAACTGCCGCAGCATCTCCAGGTCGTCTGCGCTGGGCCATACGATGGAGGGAAATCTGTAGGCAATCCTCCATGCCGGCAGGACCGGTATCATCGTCATCATTCAGGCATGAGAACTGGCGCTACATTTCAAAGCAACTACTCACCTTTTCTCAAGGCATTCTCGATCGCTTTCAAGATTACCTTTTGGAGCACAAAACCCCTCCCTCACAGCTTGAGAAACCACCTTGCGCCAATACCAGTAAGAAGAGCGACAGTTGCGCTTGTAAGGGTACCCACGAGATAGTATTCAGCAAACTTCATGTCATTGAGCTCCGAAAACCTGGCAAGGGACTTGGCCGTTAGGACGAAGCCAAGCGATTGGAAGGCATTCACGAGCACCAGCGTCAGCATGAAAGTGCGTTCAACGATTCCAATGTACTTCCCTGCTCTTGTGACAGCCGTCGGTTGAGAATTCAAAAAGAATGCATCGAGTACCTGGCGGACAATTACCGGGCCTGCAAAGATGACAACGGCATAGGCCAGGATGATCACCAGCACCCGGTCGAATATGATACCGCAATCACCTCGCGGTGCTGGCAAGAGCGACAGTGATATTACGGCCTTTGAGACCACTGTGCCCCTGTAGAATGACATAATGTCTCTTGAAAACCTTGCATCCACGAAATTCCAGGCAGCCAGGATCGTGATTACGTGGATTAGCTGGTCAGCTGCAAATATACCGGG containing:
- a CDS encoding DUF3307 domain-containing protein, whose protein sequence is MTFVLLGLISHVFADFAFQSDDLVTSKKNGCLRGYLYHGLGVFLCCVAAFHLYGVSIAAILGAAITLVHILVDWLKNLARRKLSPGKGPGIFAADQLIHVITILAAWNFVDARFSRDIMSFYRGTVVSKAVISLSLLPAPRGDCGIIFDRVLVIILAYAVVIFAGPVIVRQVLDAFFLNSQPTAVTRAGKYIGIVERTFMLTLVLVNAFQSLGFVLTAKSLARFSELNDMKFAEYYLVGTLTSATVALLTGIGARWFLKL